One Faecalispora anaeroviscerum genomic window carries:
- the tpiA gene encoding triose-phosphate isomerase → MNKELRRAVIAGNWKMNKNPEETKALLAAVAPLVKGAKCEVVACVPFIDLPVAIEAAKGTDIQIGAQNCHWEESGAFTGEIAANMLTSIGVSYVIIGHSERRTYFGETDQTVNKRMRAALNAGLSVILCVGETLEQREQGITEELVALQTKIALLGVTKEELSRVIIAYEPIWAIGTGRTATSAQAGEVCGAIRNVIAALYDEKTANAFTVQYGGSMNAKNAAELLAQDDVDGGLIGGASLKAADFAEIVRAASEG, encoded by the coding sequence ATGAATAAAGAGCTGAGAAGAGCCGTGATTGCCGGCAACTGGAAAATGAACAAGAACCCTGAGGAAACCAAAGCGCTGCTTGCAGCGGTTGCCCCGCTGGTAAAGGGCGCAAAATGTGAAGTAGTTGCCTGCGTTCCGTTTATTGATCTTCCCGTGGCAATCGAGGCCGCGAAGGGCACGGATATTCAAATTGGCGCGCAGAACTGCCACTGGGAGGAAAGCGGCGCCTTCACCGGAGAAATTGCCGCCAACATGCTCACCTCAATCGGCGTTTCTTATGTCATCATCGGGCACAGTGAGCGCCGCACTTATTTTGGCGAGACCGATCAGACCGTAAACAAGAGAATGCGCGCCGCGCTCAACGCCGGGCTTTCCGTCATTCTGTGCGTTGGCGAAACGCTCGAGCAGCGCGAGCAGGGCATTACGGAAGAGCTAGTTGCCCTTCAAACAAAAATTGCTCTGCTTGGTGTGACCAAAGAAGAGCTTTCCCGTGTCATCATCGCCTACGAGCCCATCTGGGCCATCGGCACGGGCCGTACTGCCACTTCCGCGCAAGCGGGCGAGGTCTGCGGGGCCATCCGCAATGTGATCGCTGCGTTATACGATGAAAAAACAGCCAACGCCTTCACCGTTCAGTACGGCGGTTCCATGAATGCCAAAAACGCCGCAGAGCTGCTGGCACAGGACGATGTGGACGGCGGGCTGATCGGCGGCGCTTCGCTGAAAGCCGCAGATTTTGCGGAAATTGTCCGCGCGGCCTCTGAGGGTTAA
- a CDS encoding phosphoglycerate kinase, with protein sequence MNYLNKKSVEDIDVAGKRVLVRCDFNVPFDGEGNISDPKRIDEALKTIRYLISHHAKVILCSHLGRPKGEFNPQYSLAPVAAYLSKALGQPVQMAKDVIGDSAKAICTSLKEGEVALLENVRFHKEEEKNDPEFSKALASLADIYVNDAFGTAHRAHASTAGVAAYLPAVCGYLIQKEITVMGNALANPKRPFVAILGGAKVSDKIGVISNLLDKVDTLIIGGGMAYTFMKALGYSIGTSICEDNKLDLAQEMMAKAKEKNVKFLIPLDNVVADKYDENANHQISDSDQIPDGWMGLDIGPKTQELFTSALKGAGTVVWNGPMGVSEWKNFAAGTVAVAKAVAESGAVSIIGGGDSAAAVEQLGFADKMTHISTGGGASLEFLEGLELPGIACLNDKN encoded by the coding sequence ATGAACTATCTGAACAAAAAGAGTGTGGAAGATATTGATGTTGCGGGCAAACGCGTTTTGGTCCGCTGTGACTTTAACGTTCCTTTTGATGGTGAAGGAAATATTTCGGACCCTAAGCGTATTGATGAAGCACTCAAGACCATTCGCTACCTGATCAGCCATCACGCAAAGGTGATCCTTTGCTCTCACCTGGGCCGCCCGAAGGGTGAATTCAACCCGCAATATTCCCTGGCCCCCGTAGCGGCCTACCTTTCAAAGGCGCTCGGCCAGCCCGTACAGATGGCGAAGGACGTGATTGGCGACAGCGCCAAGGCGATCTGCACTTCTTTAAAAGAGGGCGAGGTCGCTCTCCTCGAAAATGTGCGCTTCCATAAAGAAGAAGAAAAGAATGACCCGGAATTCTCGAAGGCTCTGGCCTCTCTGGCAGACATTTATGTGAATGACGCGTTTGGCACCGCGCACCGCGCGCATGCTTCTACCGCCGGCGTAGCTGCTTACCTGCCCGCCGTATGCGGCTATTTGATTCAGAAAGAAATCACCGTCATGGGGAATGCTTTGGCAAACCCGAAGCGCCCCTTTGTCGCAATTTTGGGCGGCGCAAAGGTTTCGGATAAAATCGGCGTCATCAGCAACCTGCTGGACAAGGTAGACACGCTGATCATCGGCGGCGGCATGGCCTACACCTTCATGAAGGCGCTGGGCTATTCCATCGGCACCTCGATCTGCGAGGACAACAAGCTGGATCTGGCACAGGAAATGATGGCAAAAGCGAAAGAGAAAAACGTGAAGTTCCTGATTCCCTTGGATAACGTGGTCGCCGACAAATACGACGAGAACGCCAACCACCAGATTTCCGATTCCGACCAGATTCCGGACGGCTGGATGGGCCTTGACATCGGGCCGAAAACACAGGAGCTGTTTACCTCTGCTCTGAAGGGCGCGGGAACGGTTGTATGGAACGGGCCGATGGGCGTCAGCGAATGGAAAAACTTTGCGGCCGGTACGGTGGCCGTAGCCAAGGCCGTTGCCGAAAGCGGCGCGGTTTCCATCATCGGCGGGGGCGATTCCGCAGCGGCTGTGGAACAGCTTGGCTTTGCGGATAAAATGACTCATATTTCCACCGGCGGCGGCGCGTCTCTGGAATTCCTGGAGGGCCTGGAGCTGCCCGGTATTGCCTGCCTGAACGATAAAAACTAA